The proteins below come from a single Mus musculus strain C57BL/6J chromosome 5, GRCm38.p6 C57BL/6J genomic window:
- the Gigyf1 gene encoding GRB10-interacting GYF protein 1 isoform X1, with translation MAAETLNFGPEWLRALSSGGSVASPPPSPAMPKYKLADYRYGREEMLALYVKENKVPEELQDKEFAAVLQEEPLQPLALEPLTEEEQRNFSLSVNSVAVLRLMGKGAGPPLPATSRGRGSTRSRGRGRGDSCFYQRSIEEGDGAFGRNPREIQRSQSWDDRGERRFEKPARRDGVRSGFEEGGAGPRKEHARSDSENWRSLREEQEDDGSWRLGAGPRRDGDRWRSTSPDGGPRSAGWREHGERRRKFDFDLRGERGGCGEEDGRVGGGNSHLRRCRGLDGFEDDKDGLPEWCLEDEDEEMGTFDASGAFLPLKVLISGASGVVAAAPWLPSHCVHSALPTQKGPKEAIPEEQELDFRGLEEEEEEEEEPSEGVDEERPEAGGKEATPLPPPENSSSPSSLPALGPLWTTNEEGGEAVEKELPPAEGDELRGLSLSPRISSPPGPPGDLEDEEGLKHLQQEAEKLVASLQDSSLEEEQFTAAMQTQGLRHSTAATALPLSHGAARKWFYKDPQGEIQGPFTTQEMAEWFQAGYFSMSLLVKRGCDEGFQPLGEVIKMWGRVPFAPGPSPPPLLGNMDQERLKKQQELAAAALYQQLQHQHFLQLVGSRQLPQCTTLREKAAMGDLTPPQQQQLTTFLQQLQALKTPRGGDQNLLPTMSRSLSVPDSGPLWDLHTSASSQSGGEASLWDIPINSSTQGPILEQLQLQHKFQERREVELRAKREEEERKRREEKRRQQQQQQEEQKRRQEEEELFRRKQVRQQELLLKLLQQQQATNVPVPPAPSSPPPLWAGLAKQGLSMKTLLELQMESERQLHKQAAPREPLRAQAPNHRVQLGGLGSAPLNQWVSEAGPLWGGPDKSGGSSGGNLGLWEDTLKSGGSLARSLGLKSSRSSPSLSDSYSHLSGRPVRKKTEEEEKLLKLLQGIPRPQDGFTQWCEQMLHTLSTAGSLDVPMAVAILKEVESPYDVHDYIRSCLGDTLEAKEFAKQFLERRAKQKASQQRQQQQQQQQQQQQVESCGTWGGRMSRALLTLSSFALGGLAEQHLPTDSLSGQPQHQTGPWGGQQGQKAGTDASLRP, from the exons ATGGCAGCAGAGACACTCAACTTTGGGCCTGAGTG GCTGAGAGCCCTTTCGAGTGGTGGCAGCGTGGCCTCTCCACCCCCATCTCCTGCCATGCCCAAATACAAGCTGGCAGATTACCGCTATGGGCGAGAGGAGATGCTGGCCCTCTATGTCAAGGAGAACAAG GTCCCGGAGGAACTACAGGACAAGGAGTTTGCTGCAGTGTTACAAGAGGAACCGCTGCAACCTCTGGCTCTGGAGCCTCTGACTGAGGAGGAGCAG AGAAACTTCTCGCTGTCGGTGAACAGTGTGGCTGTGCTGAGACTGATGGGGAAAGGGGCTGGGCCCCCTTTGCCTGCCACCTCCCGTGGCAGGGGCAGCACTCGGAGCCGAG GGCGAGGCCGTGGTGACAGCTGCTTTTACCAAAGAAGCATTGAGGAAGGCGATGGGGCCTTCGGAAGGAATCCTCGGGAGATCCAGCGAAGCCaaagctgggatgacag AGGCGAGAGGCGGTTTGAGAAGCCTGCAAGGAGGGATGGAG TACGGTCTGGCTttgaggagggaggggctggccCAAGGAAGGAGCATGCACGCTCAGACAGTGAGAATTGGCGCTCACTTCGAGAGGAGCAAGAGGATGATGGCAGCTGGAGACTTGGGGCGGGACCCCGGCGAGATGGTGATCGCTGGCGTTCCACCAGCCCTG ATGGTGGTCCCCGCTCTGCTGGCTGGCGGGAGCATGGGGAGCGGAGGCGCAAGTTTGATTTTGATTTGCGAGGGGAGCGCGGAGGGTGTGGTGAAGAGGATGGGCGGGTTGGGGGCGGCAACTCTCACCTCCGGAGATGCCGGGGGCTCGATGGCTTTGAAGATGACAAGGATGGGCTCCCCGAGTGGTGCCtggaggatgaggatgaggagatGGGCACTTTCGATGCCTCCGGAGCCTTCCTGCCCCTTAAGGTACTCATCTCAGGGGCCAGTGGGGTGGTGGCAGCTGCCCCCTGGCTGCCCTCCCACTGTGTCCACTCTGCCCTCCCCACACAGAAGGGCCCCAAGGAAGCCATCCCTGAGGAGCAGGAGCTTGATTTCCGgggcctggaggaggaggaggaggaggaggaggagccgtCAGAAGGGGTGGATGAAGAGAGGCCTGAGGCAG GAGGGAAGGAGGCAACCCCATTGCCGCCTCCAGAGAACTCCAGCTCACCGTCTTCACTGCCAGCCTTGGGTCCTCTCTGGACGACAAATGAGGAGGGTGGTGAGGCAGTGGAGAAAGAGCTGCCTCCTGCTGAAG GTGACGAGTTGAGGGGACTGTCTCTGAGTCCTAGAATCAGTTCACCTCCTGGCCCACCTGGAGATCTAGAAGACGAAGAAGGCTTGAAGCACTTGCAGCAG gaggcagagaagcTGGTGGCCTCCCTGCAGGACAGCTCCCTGGAGGAGGAGCAGTTCACCGCTGCCATGCAAACCCAGGGCCTCCGCCACTCCACAGCTGCCACTGCCCTTCCCCTCAGCCATGGCGCTGCCCGAAAGTGGTTCTACAAGGACCCACAGGGGGAAATCCAAG GCCCTTTCACGACCcaggagatggctgagtggttccAGGCTGGCTACTTCTCCATGTCACTCTTAGTGAAGAGGGGCTGCGATGAGGGTTTCCAGCCTCTGGGAGAGGTGATCAAGATGTGGGGCCGTGTGCCCTTTGCCCCAGGGCCCTCGCCACCCCCGCTGCTG GGCAACATGGATCAGGAGCGGCTGAAGAAGCAGCAGGAGCTGGCTGCGGCAGCCCTGTACCAGCAGCTGCAGCACCAGCACTTTCTGCAGCTGGTTGGCAG CCGCCAGCTCCCGCAGTGTACGACGCTCCGGGAAAAGGCAGCTATGGGGGACCTGACGccgccgcagcagcagcagctcactaCGTTCCTGCAGCAGCTCCAGGCTCTCAAAACCCCCAG AGGTGGAGACCAGAACCTGCTCCCGACGATGAGCCGGTCCTTGTCGGTGCCAGATTCAGGCCCCCTCTGGGACTTACATACCTCAGCTTCATCACAGTCAG GTGGTGAGGCCAGTCTTTGGGACATACCAATTAACTCTTCGACTCAGGGTCCAATTCTAGAACAGCTCCAACTGCAGCATAAA TTTCAAGAGCGCAGAGAAGTGGAGCTCAGGGCGAagcgggaggaggaggagcgcAAACGACGGGAGGAGAAGCGGcgccaacagcagcagcagcaggaggagcagaagcgacggcaggaagaggaggagctctTTCGGCGCAAGCAG GTACGGCAGCAGGAATTGTTGCTGAAGCTGCTACAGCAGCAGCAAGCGACGAATGTCCCTGTGCCCCCTGCACCCAGCTCCCCACCCCCGCTCTGGGCTGGCCTAGCCAAGCAGGGCCTGTCCATGAAGACTCTGCTGGAGCTGCAGATGGAAAGTGAGCGCCAACTGCACAAGCAGGCGGCACCGCGGGAGCCTCTGCGGGCCCAGGCCCCCAACCACCGAGTG CAGCTTGGGGGCTTGGGCTCTGCCCCTCTGAACCAGTGGGTGTCTGAGGCTGGGCCACTATGGGGCGGGCCAGACAAGAGTGGGGGCAGCAGCGGTGGCAACCTGGGACTCTGGGAAGATACTCTCAAGAGTGGCGGGAGCCTGGCCCGAAGCCTGGGCCTGAAGAGCAGTCGGAGCAGCCCGTCTCTCAG TGACTCGTACAGCCACCTGTCAGGCCGACCTGTTCGCAAaaagacagaagaggaagagaagttgCTGAAGCTGCTGCAGGGCATCCCTCGGCCCCAGGACGGCTTCACGCAGTGGTGTGAGCAAATGCTGCACACCCTGAGCACTGCGGGCAGCCTAGACG TTCCCATGGCTGTCGCCATCCTCAAGGAGGTGGAGTCCCCTTACGATGTCCATGATTATATTCGTTCCTGCCTGGGGGACACGCTGGAAGCCAAAGAATTTGCCAAACAATTCCTGGAGCGGAGGGCCAAGCAGAAAGCCAGCCaacagcggcagcagcagcagcagcagcagcagcagcagcagcaggtggaGTCTTGTGGGACCTGGGGAGGCAGGATGTCCAGGGCTCTCCTGACTCTGTCCTCTTTTGCCTTAGGAGGCCTGGCTGAGCAGCACCTCCCTACAGACAGCCTTTCAGGCCAACCACAGCACCAAACTGGGCCCTGGGGAGGGCAGCAAGGCCAAAAGGCGGGCACTGATGCTTCACTCCGACCCTAG
- the Gigyf1 gene encoding GRB10-interacting GYF protein 1 isoform X5, translating into MAAETLNFGPEWLRALSSGGSVASPPPSPAMPKYKLADYRYGREEMLALYVKENKVPEELQDKEFAAVLQEEPLQPLALEPLTEEEQRNFSLSVNSVAVLRLMGKGAGPPLPATSRGRGSTRSRGRGRGDSCFYQRSIEEGDGAFGRNPREIQRSQSWDDRGERRFEKPARRDGVRSGFEEGGAGPRKEHARSDSENWRSLREEQEDDGSWRLGAGPRRDGDRWRSTSPDGGPRSAGWREHGERRRKFDFDLRGERGGCGEEDGRVGGGNSHLRRCRGLDGFEDDKDGLPEWCLEDEDEEMGTFDASGAFLPLKKGPKEAIPEEQELDFRGLEEEEEEEEEPSEGVDEERPEAGGKEATPLPPPENSSSPSSLPALGPLWTTNEEGGEAVEKELPPAEGDELRGLSLSPRISSPPGPPGDLEDEEGLKHLQQEAEKLVASLQDSSLEEEQFTAAMQTQGLRHSTAATALPLSHGAARKWFYKDPQGEIQGPFTTQEMAEWFQAGYFSMSLLVKRGCDEGFQPLGEVIKMWGRVPFAPGPSPPPLLGNMDQERLKKQQELAAAALYQQLQHQHFLQLVGSRQLPQCTTLREKAAMGDLTPPQQQQLTTFLQQLQALKTPRGGDQNLLPTMSRSLSVPDSGPLWDLHTSASSQSGGEASLWDIPINSSTQGPILEQLQLQHKFQERREVELRAKREEEERKRREEKRRQQQQQQEEQKRRQEEEELFRRKQVRQQELLLKLLQQQQATNVPVPPAPSSPPPLWAGLAKQGLSMKTLLELQMESERQLHKQAAPREPLRAQAPNHRVQLGGLGSAPLNQWVSEAGPLWGGPDKSGGSSGGNLGLWEDTLKSGGSLARSLGLKSSRSSPSLSDSYSHLSGRPVRKKTEEEEKLLKLLQGIPRPQDGFTQWCEQMLHTLSTAGSLDVPMAVAILKEVESPYDVHDYIRSCLGDTLEAKEFAKQFLERRAKQKASQQRQQQQQQQQQQQQVESCGTWGGRMSRALLTLSSFALGGLAEQHLPTDSLSGQPQHQTGPWGGQQGQKAGTDASLRP; encoded by the exons ATGGCAGCAGAGACACTCAACTTTGGGCCTGAGTG GCTGAGAGCCCTTTCGAGTGGTGGCAGCGTGGCCTCTCCACCCCCATCTCCTGCCATGCCCAAATACAAGCTGGCAGATTACCGCTATGGGCGAGAGGAGATGCTGGCCCTCTATGTCAAGGAGAACAAG GTCCCGGAGGAACTACAGGACAAGGAGTTTGCTGCAGTGTTACAAGAGGAACCGCTGCAACCTCTGGCTCTGGAGCCTCTGACTGAGGAGGAGCAG AGAAACTTCTCGCTGTCGGTGAACAGTGTGGCTGTGCTGAGACTGATGGGGAAAGGGGCTGGGCCCCCTTTGCCTGCCACCTCCCGTGGCAGGGGCAGCACTCGGAGCCGAG GGCGAGGCCGTGGTGACAGCTGCTTTTACCAAAGAAGCATTGAGGAAGGCGATGGGGCCTTCGGAAGGAATCCTCGGGAGATCCAGCGAAGCCaaagctgggatgacag AGGCGAGAGGCGGTTTGAGAAGCCTGCAAGGAGGGATGGAG TACGGTCTGGCTttgaggagggaggggctggccCAAGGAAGGAGCATGCACGCTCAGACAGTGAGAATTGGCGCTCACTTCGAGAGGAGCAAGAGGATGATGGCAGCTGGAGACTTGGGGCGGGACCCCGGCGAGATGGTGATCGCTGGCGTTCCACCAGCCCTG ATGGTGGTCCCCGCTCTGCTGGCTGGCGGGAGCATGGGGAGCGGAGGCGCAAGTTTGATTTTGATTTGCGAGGGGAGCGCGGAGGGTGTGGTGAAGAGGATGGGCGGGTTGGGGGCGGCAACTCTCACCTCCGGAGATGCCGGGGGCTCGATGGCTTTGAAGATGACAAGGATGGGCTCCCCGAGTGGTGCCtggaggatgaggatgaggagatGGGCACTTTCGATGCCTCCGGAGCCTTCCTGCCCCTTAAG AAGGGCCCCAAGGAAGCCATCCCTGAGGAGCAGGAGCTTGATTTCCGgggcctggaggaggaggaggaggaggaggaggagccgtCAGAAGGGGTGGATGAAGAGAGGCCTGAGGCAG GAGGGAAGGAGGCAACCCCATTGCCGCCTCCAGAGAACTCCAGCTCACCGTCTTCACTGCCAGCCTTGGGTCCTCTCTGGACGACAAATGAGGAGGGTGGTGAGGCAGTGGAGAAAGAGCTGCCTCCTGCTGAAG GTGACGAGTTGAGGGGACTGTCTCTGAGTCCTAGAATCAGTTCACCTCCTGGCCCACCTGGAGATCTAGAAGACGAAGAAGGCTTGAAGCACTTGCAGCAG gaggcagagaagcTGGTGGCCTCCCTGCAGGACAGCTCCCTGGAGGAGGAGCAGTTCACCGCTGCCATGCAAACCCAGGGCCTCCGCCACTCCACAGCTGCCACTGCCCTTCCCCTCAGCCATGGCGCTGCCCGAAAGTGGTTCTACAAGGACCCACAGGGGGAAATCCAAG GCCCTTTCACGACCcaggagatggctgagtggttccAGGCTGGCTACTTCTCCATGTCACTCTTAGTGAAGAGGGGCTGCGATGAGGGTTTCCAGCCTCTGGGAGAGGTGATCAAGATGTGGGGCCGTGTGCCCTTTGCCCCAGGGCCCTCGCCACCCCCGCTGCTG GGCAACATGGATCAGGAGCGGCTGAAGAAGCAGCAGGAGCTGGCTGCGGCAGCCCTGTACCAGCAGCTGCAGCACCAGCACTTTCTGCAGCTGGTTGGCAG CCGCCAGCTCCCGCAGTGTACGACGCTCCGGGAAAAGGCAGCTATGGGGGACCTGACGccgccgcagcagcagcagctcactaCGTTCCTGCAGCAGCTCCAGGCTCTCAAAACCCCCAG AGGTGGAGACCAGAACCTGCTCCCGACGATGAGCCGGTCCTTGTCGGTGCCAGATTCAGGCCCCCTCTGGGACTTACATACCTCAGCTTCATCACAGTCAG GTGGTGAGGCCAGTCTTTGGGACATACCAATTAACTCTTCGACTCAGGGTCCAATTCTAGAACAGCTCCAACTGCAGCATAAA TTTCAAGAGCGCAGAGAAGTGGAGCTCAGGGCGAagcgggaggaggaggagcgcAAACGACGGGAGGAGAAGCGGcgccaacagcagcagcagcaggaggagcagaagcgacggcaggaagaggaggagctctTTCGGCGCAAGCAG GTACGGCAGCAGGAATTGTTGCTGAAGCTGCTACAGCAGCAGCAAGCGACGAATGTCCCTGTGCCCCCTGCACCCAGCTCCCCACCCCCGCTCTGGGCTGGCCTAGCCAAGCAGGGCCTGTCCATGAAGACTCTGCTGGAGCTGCAGATGGAAAGTGAGCGCCAACTGCACAAGCAGGCGGCACCGCGGGAGCCTCTGCGGGCCCAGGCCCCCAACCACCGAGTG CAGCTTGGGGGCTTGGGCTCTGCCCCTCTGAACCAGTGGGTGTCTGAGGCTGGGCCACTATGGGGCGGGCCAGACAAGAGTGGGGGCAGCAGCGGTGGCAACCTGGGACTCTGGGAAGATACTCTCAAGAGTGGCGGGAGCCTGGCCCGAAGCCTGGGCCTGAAGAGCAGTCGGAGCAGCCCGTCTCTCAG TGACTCGTACAGCCACCTGTCAGGCCGACCTGTTCGCAAaaagacagaagaggaagagaagttgCTGAAGCTGCTGCAGGGCATCCCTCGGCCCCAGGACGGCTTCACGCAGTGGTGTGAGCAAATGCTGCACACCCTGAGCACTGCGGGCAGCCTAGACG TTCCCATGGCTGTCGCCATCCTCAAGGAGGTGGAGTCCCCTTACGATGTCCATGATTATATTCGTTCCTGCCTGGGGGACACGCTGGAAGCCAAAGAATTTGCCAAACAATTCCTGGAGCGGAGGGCCAAGCAGAAAGCCAGCCaacagcggcagcagcagcagcagcagcagcagcagcagcagcaggtggaGTCTTGTGGGACCTGGGGAGGCAGGATGTCCAGGGCTCTCCTGACTCTGTCCTCTTTTGCCTTAGGAGGCCTGGCTGAGCAGCACCTCCCTACAGACAGCCTTTCAGGCCAACCACAGCACCAAACTGGGCCCTGGGGAGGGCAGCAAGGCCAAAAGGCGGGCACTGATGCTTCACTCCGACCCTAG
- the Gigyf1 gene encoding GRB10-interacting GYF protein 1 isoform X2 produces MAAETLNFGPEWLRALSSGGSVASPPPSPAMPKYKLADYRYGREEMLALYVKENKVPEELQDKEFAAVLQEEPLQPLALEPLTEEEQRNFSLSVNSVAVLRLMGKGAGPPLPATSRGRGSTRSRGRGRGDSCFYQRSIEEGDGAFGRNPREIQRSQSWDDRGERRFEKPARRDGVRSGFEEGGAGPRKEHARSDSENWRSLREEQEDDGSWRLGAGPRRDGDRWRSTSPDGGPRSAGWREHGERRRKFDFDLRGERGGCGEEDGRVGGGNSHLRRCRGLDGFEDDKDGLPEWCLEDEDEEMGTFDASGAFLPLKVLISGASGVVAAAPWLPSHCVHSALPTQKGPKEAIPEEQELDFRGLEEEEEEEEEPSEGVDEERPEAGGKEATPLPPPENSSSPSSLPALGPLWTTNEEGGEAVEKELPPAEGDELRGLSLSPRISSPPGPPGDLEDEEGLKHLQQEAEKLVASLQDSSLEEEQFTAAMQTQGLRHSTAATALPLSHGAARKWFYKDPQGEIQGPFTTQEMAEWFQAGYFSMSLLVKRGCDEGFQPLGEVIKMWGRVPFAPGPSPPPLLGNMDQERLKKQQELAAAALYQQLQHQHFLQLVGSRQLPQCTTLREKAAMGDLTPPQQQQLTTFLQQLQALKTPRGGDQNLLPTMSRSLSVPDSGPLWDLHTSASSQSGGEASLWDIPINSSTQGPILEQLQLQHKFQERREVELRAKREEEERKRREEKRRQQQQQQEEQKRRQEEEELFRRKQVRQQELLLKLLQQQQATNVPVPPAPSSPPPLWAGLAKQGLSMKTLLELQMESERQLHKQAAPREPLRAQAPNHRVLGGLGSAPLNQWVSEAGPLWGGPDKSGGSSGGNLGLWEDTLKSGGSLARSLGLKSSRSSPSLSDSYSHLSGRPVRKKTEEEEKLLKLLQGIPRPQDGFTQWCEQMLHTLSTAGSLDVPMAVAILKEVESPYDVHDYIRSCLGDTLEAKEFAKQFLERRAKQKASQQRQQQQQQQQQQQQVESCGTWGGRMSRALLTLSSFALGGLAEQHLPTDSLSGQPQHQTGPWGGQQGQKAGTDASLRP; encoded by the exons ATGGCAGCAGAGACACTCAACTTTGGGCCTGAGTG GCTGAGAGCCCTTTCGAGTGGTGGCAGCGTGGCCTCTCCACCCCCATCTCCTGCCATGCCCAAATACAAGCTGGCAGATTACCGCTATGGGCGAGAGGAGATGCTGGCCCTCTATGTCAAGGAGAACAAG GTCCCGGAGGAACTACAGGACAAGGAGTTTGCTGCAGTGTTACAAGAGGAACCGCTGCAACCTCTGGCTCTGGAGCCTCTGACTGAGGAGGAGCAG AGAAACTTCTCGCTGTCGGTGAACAGTGTGGCTGTGCTGAGACTGATGGGGAAAGGGGCTGGGCCCCCTTTGCCTGCCACCTCCCGTGGCAGGGGCAGCACTCGGAGCCGAG GGCGAGGCCGTGGTGACAGCTGCTTTTACCAAAGAAGCATTGAGGAAGGCGATGGGGCCTTCGGAAGGAATCCTCGGGAGATCCAGCGAAGCCaaagctgggatgacag AGGCGAGAGGCGGTTTGAGAAGCCTGCAAGGAGGGATGGAG TACGGTCTGGCTttgaggagggaggggctggccCAAGGAAGGAGCATGCACGCTCAGACAGTGAGAATTGGCGCTCACTTCGAGAGGAGCAAGAGGATGATGGCAGCTGGAGACTTGGGGCGGGACCCCGGCGAGATGGTGATCGCTGGCGTTCCACCAGCCCTG ATGGTGGTCCCCGCTCTGCTGGCTGGCGGGAGCATGGGGAGCGGAGGCGCAAGTTTGATTTTGATTTGCGAGGGGAGCGCGGAGGGTGTGGTGAAGAGGATGGGCGGGTTGGGGGCGGCAACTCTCACCTCCGGAGATGCCGGGGGCTCGATGGCTTTGAAGATGACAAGGATGGGCTCCCCGAGTGGTGCCtggaggatgaggatgaggagatGGGCACTTTCGATGCCTCCGGAGCCTTCCTGCCCCTTAAGGTACTCATCTCAGGGGCCAGTGGGGTGGTGGCAGCTGCCCCCTGGCTGCCCTCCCACTGTGTCCACTCTGCCCTCCCCACACAGAAGGGCCCCAAGGAAGCCATCCCTGAGGAGCAGGAGCTTGATTTCCGgggcctggaggaggaggaggaggaggaggaggagccgtCAGAAGGGGTGGATGAAGAGAGGCCTGAGGCAG GAGGGAAGGAGGCAACCCCATTGCCGCCTCCAGAGAACTCCAGCTCACCGTCTTCACTGCCAGCCTTGGGTCCTCTCTGGACGACAAATGAGGAGGGTGGTGAGGCAGTGGAGAAAGAGCTGCCTCCTGCTGAAG GTGACGAGTTGAGGGGACTGTCTCTGAGTCCTAGAATCAGTTCACCTCCTGGCCCACCTGGAGATCTAGAAGACGAAGAAGGCTTGAAGCACTTGCAGCAG gaggcagagaagcTGGTGGCCTCCCTGCAGGACAGCTCCCTGGAGGAGGAGCAGTTCACCGCTGCCATGCAAACCCAGGGCCTCCGCCACTCCACAGCTGCCACTGCCCTTCCCCTCAGCCATGGCGCTGCCCGAAAGTGGTTCTACAAGGACCCACAGGGGGAAATCCAAG GCCCTTTCACGACCcaggagatggctgagtggttccAGGCTGGCTACTTCTCCATGTCACTCTTAGTGAAGAGGGGCTGCGATGAGGGTTTCCAGCCTCTGGGAGAGGTGATCAAGATGTGGGGCCGTGTGCCCTTTGCCCCAGGGCCCTCGCCACCCCCGCTGCTG GGCAACATGGATCAGGAGCGGCTGAAGAAGCAGCAGGAGCTGGCTGCGGCAGCCCTGTACCAGCAGCTGCAGCACCAGCACTTTCTGCAGCTGGTTGGCAG CCGCCAGCTCCCGCAGTGTACGACGCTCCGGGAAAAGGCAGCTATGGGGGACCTGACGccgccgcagcagcagcagctcactaCGTTCCTGCAGCAGCTCCAGGCTCTCAAAACCCCCAG AGGTGGAGACCAGAACCTGCTCCCGACGATGAGCCGGTCCTTGTCGGTGCCAGATTCAGGCCCCCTCTGGGACTTACATACCTCAGCTTCATCACAGTCAG GTGGTGAGGCCAGTCTTTGGGACATACCAATTAACTCTTCGACTCAGGGTCCAATTCTAGAACAGCTCCAACTGCAGCATAAA TTTCAAGAGCGCAGAGAAGTGGAGCTCAGGGCGAagcgggaggaggaggagcgcAAACGACGGGAGGAGAAGCGGcgccaacagcagcagcagcaggaggagcagaagcgacggcaggaagaggaggagctctTTCGGCGCAAGCAG GTACGGCAGCAGGAATTGTTGCTGAAGCTGCTACAGCAGCAGCAAGCGACGAATGTCCCTGTGCCCCCTGCACCCAGCTCCCCACCCCCGCTCTGGGCTGGCCTAGCCAAGCAGGGCCTGTCCATGAAGACTCTGCTGGAGCTGCAGATGGAAAGTGAGCGCCAACTGCACAAGCAGGCGGCACCGCGGGAGCCTCTGCGGGCCCAGGCCCCCAACCACCGAGTG CTTGGGGGCTTGGGCTCTGCCCCTCTGAACCAGTGGGTGTCTGAGGCTGGGCCACTATGGGGCGGGCCAGACAAGAGTGGGGGCAGCAGCGGTGGCAACCTGGGACTCTGGGAAGATACTCTCAAGAGTGGCGGGAGCCTGGCCCGAAGCCTGGGCCTGAAGAGCAGTCGGAGCAGCCCGTCTCTCAG TGACTCGTACAGCCACCTGTCAGGCCGACCTGTTCGCAAaaagacagaagaggaagagaagttgCTGAAGCTGCTGCAGGGCATCCCTCGGCCCCAGGACGGCTTCACGCAGTGGTGTGAGCAAATGCTGCACACCCTGAGCACTGCGGGCAGCCTAGACG TTCCCATGGCTGTCGCCATCCTCAAGGAGGTGGAGTCCCCTTACGATGTCCATGATTATATTCGTTCCTGCCTGGGGGACACGCTGGAAGCCAAAGAATTTGCCAAACAATTCCTGGAGCGGAGGGCCAAGCAGAAAGCCAGCCaacagcggcagcagcagcagcagcagcagcagcagcagcagcaggtggaGTCTTGTGGGACCTGGGGAGGCAGGATGTCCAGGGCTCTCCTGACTCTGTCCTCTTTTGCCTTAGGAGGCCTGGCTGAGCAGCACCTCCCTACAGACAGCCTTTCAGGCCAACCACAGCACCAAACTGGGCCCTGGGGAGGGCAGCAAGGCCAAAAGGCGGGCACTGATGCTTCACTCCGACCCTAG